A window of Candidatus Zixiibacteriota bacterium contains these coding sequences:
- the secG gene encoding preprotein translocase subunit SecG yields the protein MFSFILVIHIFVSFGLIVSVLMQSAKGEGLAGALGGGALSGAVFGGRGASTFLSKATTFLATAFMITCILLTFTGGGTGVTNSTITGEAQKALEDVQVAPTQIPAQGGQQQQVQPITPPAGDEGAGE from the coding sequence TTGTTCTCGTTTATTCTGGTAATTCACATTTTCGTCAGCTTTGGACTGATCGTATCGGTTTTGATGCAGTCTGCCAAGGGCGAGGGACTGGCCGGTGCCCTCGGAGGCGGAGCCCTCTCCGGGGCCGTTTTCGGCGGACGAGGCGCAAGCACGTTTCTGTCCAAAGCAACCACGTTTCTGGCGACGGCGTTTATGATTACCTGTATCCTGCTGACATTTACCGGCGGTGGTACCGGAGTTACCAACAGCACGATCACCGGAGAAGCCCAGAAGGCTCTGGAGGATGTGCAGGTCGCTCCGACCCAGATCCCGGCCCAGGGAGGTCAGCAACAGCAGGTCCAGCCGATTACACCGCCCGCGGGTGATGAAGGCGCTGGCGAATAA
- the pgk gene encoding phosphoglycerate kinase — protein sequence MEKLTIDDLDLAGKKVLVRVDFNVPIADGKVANDKRIVASLPTVKKIIESGGRAVLMSHLGRPKGEPEPQFSLRPVAEKLSELLENDVKFVDDCVSDEAFEMSSGLKDGEILLLENLRFYKGEKKNDSEFAKKLAGHGEVYVNDAFGTAHRAHASTAGVTSYFDKAAAGYLMVKEIEYLGKALESPEKPFAAILGGAKISGKIDVIMNLMDKVDMIFIGGGMAFTFFKAQGYEIGKSLLEEDKLDLAKEILSKVEDRKLKFFLPVDSVCAPELKRDAETEVYDVKDMPSDQMGLDIGPRTLDLYKNELKGTKTIVWNGPMGAFEYADFAEGTIEIANYLAKLTDDGAITIIGGGDSASAVTNAGVADKLSHISTGGGASLEFLEGKTLPGLDALTDK from the coding sequence ATGGAAAAACTCACGATCGATGATCTCGATCTGGCAGGTAAAAAAGTTCTGGTACGAGTCGATTTCAATGTCCCGATCGCCGATGGCAAAGTAGCCAATGACAAGCGCATTGTGGCATCGCTTCCGACTGTTAAAAAGATCATTGAATCAGGCGGCCGGGCGGTTTTGATGTCTCATCTGGGACGTCCCAAGGGTGAACCGGAACCGCAATTCAGCCTCAGACCGGTGGCAGAAAAGCTTTCAGAACTGCTTGAAAATGATGTTAAATTTGTCGATGACTGTGTCTCGGATGAGGCTTTCGAAATGTCTTCCGGCCTCAAAGACGGCGAGATTCTGCTTTTGGAAAACCTTCGTTTTTATAAAGGAGAGAAGAAAAACGACTCCGAATTCGCGAAAAAACTGGCCGGCCACGGTGAAGTTTATGTTAATGACGCCTTCGGGACAGCCCATCGCGCTCATGCTTCCACAGCTGGTGTGACTTCATATTTCGACAAAGCCGCGGCTGGGTACTTGATGGTCAAGGAGATCGAATACCTTGGCAAAGCGCTCGAATCCCCCGAAAAACCGTTTGCGGCAATCCTGGGTGGCGCCAAGATCTCTGGCAAAATCGATGTAATCATGAACCTGATGGACAAAGTCGACATGATCTTCATCGGCGGGGGGATGGCGTTCACCTTCTTCAAGGCTCAGGGCTACGAGATCGGAAAATCCCTTTTAGAAGAGGACAAGCTTGATCTGGCAAAAGAGATTCTGTCTAAAGTCGAAGATCGTAAATTGAAGTTTTTCCTGCCAGTTGACTCGGTATGCGCACCCGAACTCAAACGTGATGCCGAAACAGAGGTTTACGATGTCAAAGATATGCCTTCTGATCAGATGGGCCTGGACATCGGTCCCCGGACCCTCGACCTGTATAAAAACGAGCTCAAGGGAACTAAAACGATTGTCTGGAACGGTCCGATGGGCGCTTTTGAGTATGCTGATTTTGCTGAAGGTACGATTGAAATTGCAAACTACCTGGCGAAACTGACCGATGACGGCGCAATTACGATTATCGGTGGCGGCGACTCAGCCTCGGCTGTGACCAATGCCGGGGTCGCTGACAAGCTCTCCCATATTTCCACCGGCGGAGGGGCCTCATTGGAGTTTCTGGAGGGCAAGACCCTACCGGGCCTGGATGCATTGACAGATAAATAG
- the gap gene encoding type I glyceraldehyde-3-phosphate dehydrogenase, giving the protein DIADAHTLAHLFKYDSVHGVYPGEVTATDDSITIDGKKLNVTAIKDPSKLPHRDNGVDLVVESTGLFRTKEKAGMHISAGAKKILISAPGKGEVDGNFVRGVNCAQYDKSKHDIITIGSCTTNCLAPVAKVLHDNFKIENALMTTIHSYTSSQRILDLPHKDLRRARAAAVSMIPTTTGAAKAISLVVPPLEGKIDGMAIRTPTPCGSLIDLVATFEKDVTKDSINAAMKKAAEAGSLKGILKYETDPIVSNDIVGNPYSSIYDAELTMVMGKRLAKVLSWYDNEWGFSTRLVEMLGMML; this is encoded by the coding sequence CGATATCGCCGACGCTCACACCCTGGCCCATCTGTTCAAGTATGATTCGGTGCACGGTGTCTACCCGGGCGAGGTCACTGCGACCGATGACAGCATTACAATCGACGGCAAGAAACTCAACGTAACCGCGATTAAAGACCCGTCCAAGCTTCCCCATAGGGACAACGGTGTCGACCTTGTGGTCGAATCGACCGGGCTCTTTCGTACCAAAGAAAAAGCAGGTATGCATATCTCCGCAGGCGCAAAGAAAATCTTGATCTCCGCACCTGGCAAAGGCGAAGTGGACGGCAATTTCGTGCGCGGTGTCAATTGTGCTCAGTACGACAAGTCCAAGCATGATATCATCACCATTGGATCCTGCACCACGAACTGCCTTGCTCCTGTGGCCAAAGTACTGCATGATAATTTCAAGATCGAGAACGCCCTGATGACCACGATTCACTCTTACACGTCGAGCCAGCGAATTCTCGATCTTCCTCATAAGGATTTGCGTCGCGCGCGTGCGGCGGCGGTTTCGATGATTCCGACCACGACAGGCGCGGCCAAGGCGATCAGCCTGGTAGTACCACCCCTGGAAGGTAAGATCGACGGTATGGCGATTCGTACCCCGACACCCTGTGGCTCGCTTATCGACCTGGTGGCTACTTTTGAAAAGGATGTCACCAAAGACTCAATCAATGCCGCTATGAAAAAAGCCGCGGAAGCGGGCTCGCTGAAAGGTATCCTCAAGTACGAAACCGATCCGATCGTCTCGAATGATATCGTCGGCAACCCCTACTCCTCGATCTATGATGCCGAACTGACCATGGTGATGGGCAAGCGCCTGGCCAAGGTTCTATCCTGGTATGACAACGAGTGGGGTTTCTCGACCCGCCTGGTCGAGATGCTGGGTATGATGCTCTAA
- a CDS encoding triose-phosphate isomerase, whose protein sequence is MRTKLIAGNWKMYKTDEKAAQLARGIAEGFEGSDKADVLLCPPFTSLKTVAEIVADTPVYLGGQNMGWEKEGAFTGEVSGEMLLTIGCDYVILGHSERREYFSESDQLIGKKTKLALSLGLNPIVCVGEQLQEREADKTEEVVRSQVKGFSAEAGNSRIENIVIAYEPVWAIGTGKTATPDMAVEVHKLIRSIWAEEHGQDVADNLQILYGGSVKPENSTDLLGQEEIDGALIGGASLSKDKFLAIISSVI, encoded by the coding sequence ATGCGCACAAAACTGATCGCTGGAAACTGGAAGATGTATAAAACCGATGAAAAGGCGGCACAGCTTGCCAGGGGAATCGCCGAAGGTTTCGAGGGTTCTGACAAGGCTGATGTGCTTTTATGTCCGCCGTTTACATCTCTCAAGACGGTTGCGGAAATAGTCGCAGATACCCCGGTATACCTCGGCGGGCAGAATATGGGCTGGGAAAAAGAAGGTGCATTTACCGGCGAGGTTTCAGGAGAGATGCTCTTGACAATCGGTTGCGATTATGTTATACTTGGCCACTCGGAAAGACGAGAGTATTTTTCCGAGTCTGATCAGCTGATCGGGAAAAAGACCAAACTCGCACTATCCCTTGGACTTAACCCGATCGTATGTGTCGGCGAACAGCTCCAAGAGCGAGAAGCCGACAAAACCGAGGAGGTTGTTAGATCTCAGGTTAAAGGCTTTTCTGCCGAAGCTGGAAATAGCAGGATCGAAAATATTGTGATAGCCTATGAGCCGGTCTGGGCGATCGGTACCGGCAAGACCGCAACTCCCGATATGGCGGTCGAGGTTCATAAGCTGATCCGCTCGATCTGGGCCGAAGAGCATGGTCAGGATGTCGCCGACAACCTCCAGATACTGTACGGCGGTTCTGTCAAACCTGAGAACTCGACCGATCTTTTAGGCCAGGAGGAAATCGACGGTGCCCTGATTGGAGGGGCTTCGTTATCCAAAGATAAATTTCTTGCGATTATATCATCAGTGATATAA